The genomic stretch CAAGTAAGTCTTCATCTTTTTGGACGACCCAGCCGTTTTTTTCTTCTAACGCTTTGAGCTGTTCATTGATTCGTCTTTTTCGTTCTTCTGGCTGAACAATAACATATTCCTGAAGAAGAGCTTGTTCATATTGATCAGCAGACTGTAGGACAACTTCCTCCCCCAAAAAACGATGACCTCGAGAGATATTCCCCGTCGAAACTCCTTCAATTTCAAAGGGAATAATGCTGTTATCATATAATGCCACAAGCCAGCGAATCGGACGCAAATAACGAAGTTCACTTGATCCCCAGCGCATGCTTTTAGGAAACGGCAAATGGGTAATAACGTTTTTTAGCTCTGAAAGAAGCTGGTCTGTTGCCAATCCTTGCTCAAATACAGAAGCAAAAACGTACTCCTGATCTTTGATTGTTTTTATAGTTAAATCGGTTGGCTCTACATGCTGGCCGCGTGCAAATCCAATCGCTGCTTTTGTCCATTGACCATCGGCATCGACAGCGATCCGCTTTGCAGGCCCGCGGACCTCTTCCTGACGATCGGCCTGCTTTTCGCCAAGCCCATCAATAGCTACCGCTAGTCTGCGCGGTGTCGAAAAGGATGACACCTTCTCAAAGGGCAGTCGAACGTCCTTCAGCCATGATTCAACCGCCTTTTTCAACGCTTCTTCACTGCCTGCGACATATTGTGCTGGCAACTCTTCTAAACCTATTTCTAGCAAAAAACGTTTGCTCATGTTAGTCAACCTCCCTCGTGTTCAGCATTGGAAACCCGCTCGCTTCCCTGCTTGCGTAATAGGCGTTCGCGATTTTGCGTGAAAGTTGGCGCACTCTTCCAATATACCCCGTTCGTTCGGTGACGGAAATTGCCCCACGTGCATCTAGAAGGTTAAACGTGTGTGAGCACTTTAACACATAATCATAAGCTGGGAAAACAAGATTGAGGTCAATGATCCGTGAAGCTTCTTTCTCATACATGTCAAACAGTGAAAAAAGCATCGCCGTATCTGATTCCTCAAATGTATATTTGGAGTGCTCATATTCCGGTTGCAAGAAAATATCTCTCACCGTCACCCCATTTGTCCATTCAAGATCAAATACATTCTCCTTGTCTTGAATATAAGAAGCCAATCGTTCTAAGCCATACGTAATTTCAACTGACACTGGACTTGCCTCTAAGCCACCTACTTGCTGGAAATAGGTGAACTGAGTGACCTCCATACCATCTAACCATACTTCCCATCCGAGTCCAGCTGCGCCAAGCGTAGGCGACTCCCAATTGTCCTCTACAAAACGAATGTCATGTTCAAGCGGGTTTATTCCAAGCACATCAAGTGATCCAAGGTACAACTCTTGGATGTTTGGTGGAGATGGTTTTTTAATTACTTGAAATTGATGATGCTGATACAAGCGATTCGGGTTTTCTCCGTAACGTCCATCGGTTGGTCGTCTGGACGGCTCTACATATGCCACGTTCCAGGGTTCTGGACCTATGCTTCGTAAAAACGTCATTGGTGAAAACGTTCCTGCCCCTTTTTCAACGTCATAAGCTTGTGTTAAAATACATCCCTGCTTTGACCAGTAAGACTGCAGTGATAAAATCATATCCTGCAAATTCATTGAAGGTCACCTCTTTTACATTTTTATGGTTTTCTGATGAGAACGTAGATTTCGTTGATCATTTAACATGGTTCATTTCGTACAAAAACCAACAAAAAACCGCCCCTATGCCTTTAACAGGCATAGGGACGGATAAATTCCGCGGTTCCACCCTATTTGCTGTGCGTACACAGCCACTTTTTCACTCATTGGCTCTGGAATGCCTTTCCTCTATCCGTGGTGACCTGACTTTCACCGTCTCAGGCTCGCTTCACACCATCATGATATTGTACTTTTTCCGTCATTGCCATGTATCCGTTTAATAGGTAAACATTGGGATACTTCTCAATCAATACGATAATCATAGCGCAACCTAAAAGTTATTGTCAATGGCTGTCTAAATTCAAAAGATGAAGTT from Aureibacillus halotolerans encodes the following:
- the glyQ gene encoding glycine--tRNA ligase subunit alpha; the protein is MNLQDMILSLQSYWSKQGCILTQAYDVEKGAGTFSPMTFLRSIGPEPWNVAYVEPSRRPTDGRYGENPNRLYQHHQFQVIKKPSPPNIQELYLGSLDVLGINPLEHDIRFVEDNWESPTLGAAGLGWEVWLDGMEVTQFTYFQQVGGLEASPVSVEITYGLERLASYIQDKENVFDLEWTNGVTVRDIFLQPEYEHSKYTFEESDTAMLFSLFDMYEKEASRIIDLNLVFPAYDYVLKCSHTFNLLDARGAISVTERTGYIGRVRQLSRKIANAYYASREASGFPMLNTREVD